The following are from one region of the Chloracidobacterium sp. genome:
- the mutM gene encoding bifunctional DNA-formamidopyrimidine glycosylase/DNA-(apurinic or apyrimidinic site) lyase — translation MPELPEVEVVANHLDILVRGRRIERADLLREKLAPDISREVFADELRGRIINRISRRGKHILFELEGGKTLITHLRMSGRFSLFPTELDDPKFTHARFHLDGESKLVFQDQRHFGLMKVVDTDKLTNTREIAKLAPEPFSDAFSIDYLTTRLRSSNVAIKLFLLDQTKVCGLGNIYSAEALFLAGISPLKAGARLGPKRIGRLHRSIRDVLSESLAIGGTVVVDPTNIGGNFYGTDTDAEWLVYDREGLPCPRCSCAIVRIRQNGRSTYYCRKCQR, via the coding sequence ATGCCCGAACTCCCTGAAGTCGAAGTCGTCGCTAATCATCTCGATATCCTCGTTCGCGGCAGGCGAATCGAACGGGCTGATCTTTTGCGAGAAAAGCTCGCGCCCGATATTTCACGCGAGGTCTTTGCTGACGAGCTTCGCGGTCGAATCATAAACCGGATCAGTCGTCGCGGAAAACACATTCTTTTCGAACTTGAGGGCGGAAAGACGCTCATCACGCACTTGCGGATGAGCGGTCGCTTTTCGCTGTTTCCGACCGAACTTGACGACCCAAAGTTCACCCATGCCCGCTTCCACCTTGACGGCGAATCCAAACTTGTATTTCAGGATCAGCGACACTTCGGGTTAATGAAGGTAGTCGATACCGATAAGCTCACGAATACACGCGAGATAGCCAAACTTGCACCGGAACCATTTTCTGACGCTTTCTCGATAGACTACTTAACAACCAGGCTGAGATCCTCTAACGTTGCGATAAAACTTTTTCTTCTCGACCAAACAAAGGTGTGCGGACTCGGGAACATCTATTCTGCCGAGGCCCTGTTCCTTGCCGGCATCAGCCCGCTCAAGGCAGGCGCCAGACTGGGTCCAAAGCGAATTGGGCGCCTTCATCGGTCTATACGCGATGTACTTTCTGAATCGCTGGCGATCGGCGGAACCGTCGTTGTCGACCCGACGAACATCGGCGGCAATTTTTATGGAACCGATACGGATGCCGAATGGCTCGTTTATGATCGTGAGGGTCTCCCTTGCCCACGATGCAGCTGTGCGATCGTCCGGATCAGGCAAAACGGCCGATCGACGTATTATTGCCGTAAGTGCCAACGCTAG
- a CDS encoding NDP-sugar synthase yields the protein MQALILAGGKGTRLRPLTVYTPKPVVPVMNRPFLLYQLDLLARAGITNITLSLSYQPGKIEDVLGDGSEYGVNLRFITEPNPMGTGGAYKYAADREGGATIVFNGDILTDVDLGRLVARHQERKADATIVLTRVDDPSRFGLVESDDDGRVLRFLEKPSPEQIAESGIDTINAGIYILEPSVLDLIPRNENRSFEYDVFPKILESNMHFDSYVLDGNYWRDIGNPASYLQAHRDFLSGMIKGFELPGKTGADIATAAIVDEVSMIGEGSVIKPNCQIKNSVIGPGVHVEEKVLIEDSVIWAYTRISTLAEIRGAIIGKSCHIGRNVSIGEETVLGDKTSLPDYSRV from the coding sequence ATGCAGGCACTGATCTTGGCTGGCGGCAAAGGAACGAGACTGCGGCCTCTTACTGTATACACTCCAAAACCCGTCGTACCTGTGATGAACAGGCCGTTTCTTCTTTATCAGCTGGACCTCCTGGCACGGGCCGGGATAACAAATATCACACTCTCATTAAGCTATCAGCCCGGAAAGATCGAAGATGTCCTCGGCGACGGCTCGGAATACGGGGTAAATCTGCGGTTCATCACCGAACCCAATCCGATGGGGACTGGCGGCGCCTATAAGTACGCGGCCGACCGTGAAGGCGGAGCTACCATCGTGTTCAACGGCGACATTTTGACCGACGTCGATCTTGGTCGTCTCGTCGCTCGCCATCAGGAACGCAAGGCAGATGCGACGATCGTTTTGACCCGCGTTGACGATCCGTCGCGTTTCGGTCTTGTCGAATCCGACGACGACGGGCGGGTTTTGAGATTTCTTGAGAAGCCATCACCGGAACAGATCGCCGAATCAGGTATCGATACCATCAACGCGGGAATCTATATACTTGAACCATCTGTCCTTGATCTTATTCCGCGTAATGAGAATCGATCGTTCGAATACGATGTATTTCCGAAGATCCTCGAATCGAATATGCATTTTGATTCGTACGTTCTCGATGGCAATTATTGGCGTGATATAGGCAACCCTGCGAGTTACCTTCAGGCCCATCGCGATTTTCTTAGCGGCATGATCAAGGGTTTCGAACTCCCTGGTAAAACTGGAGCCGACATCGCTACGGCAGCTATCGTCGACGAAGTTTCGATGATCGGAGAAGGCTCTGTTATAAAGCCGAATTGTCAGATCAAGAATTCGGTCATTGGCCCTGGCGTGCACGTGGAGGAAAAGGTGCTGATCGAAGATTCGGTGATCTGGGCTTACACACGCATTTCGACACTGGCTGAAATACGAGGTGCAATAATCGGTAAAAGCTGTCATATCGGACGCAACGTCAGCATTGGCGAAGAGACGGTATTGGGCGATAAGACCTCGTTGCCCGACTATTCCCGGGTTTGA
- a CDS encoding tetratricopeptide repeat protein encodes MAFDKTIAMRNAERYLSQGKIRLAIGEYKQVVKHDPTDFGTTNMLGDLYAKSMETKEAIACYTAVAEHYSNQGFAAKAIAIYNKIAKIIPDSPEISKKLAELYVQKGSVKDARSHYIALAKSYEAKGRKIEALAIWKQIAHLDANNTEIYQTLGESFLAEGQNEDAVESFSLLGERLVKLGRNDEAIVAYEKALAIEGRSERALNGYLESMFAADRAAEAAARIEELRTSEPQDRDLSRLAIECYLRCGNTEEAEKAIIKLVEYEPSNYLMFTRLAQLQLEKNDTVAAARVLSMSSEHLLAGGQSEELQRSVTVLLEKDPDNIEGLRLLCDYCVWQRDETALLDSLKRLSTSARNANAVQDERFALIQLRMILPHETEYTERLSAINAEHGFDDEESSVSPANSGLAKKLFGNSVPSVVGAPLVAEPIAEAFEIRSVLNGPPINGVKGIPQTSEANFEVSTLSGFEVESARVLDDHFTVEPEDDEDRMKKEIDSIKFYVESGYIDLAEKAIAELVGDFGLRPDVQELRAFLDASRRDSSKTISANGEHKNGNGNGSSVSQTQRPEIFDINDLRSELGLEDANQDSGSDYDTHYHTGIAYQEMGLLQEAIQEYQNAVSTVSNNDGTRRFFQCANLLGHCFMSIGKPHLALTWYQRTLDTNGLSDEEKQGLWYELANAFEADGDQENAAKYFEMVFAENINFRDVGERLKRMTIAA; translated from the coding sequence ATGGCCTTTGATAAAACAATTGCAATGCGCAATGCCGAGAGATATCTGTCACAGGGCAAGATACGATTGGCGATCGGCGAGTACAAACAAGTGGTCAAGCATGATCCGACGGATTTCGGGACCACGAACATGTTAGGCGATCTCTATGCCAAGAGTATGGAGACGAAGGAAGCAATCGCCTGCTATACCGCCGTGGCTGAACACTACAGCAACCAAGGCTTTGCTGCAAAAGCGATAGCGATCTATAACAAGATCGCGAAGATCATCCCTGATTCACCAGAGATCTCAAAAAAACTCGCCGAACTATATGTGCAAAAAGGCTCTGTAAAGGACGCCCGGTCACATTATATCGCTCTCGCCAAAAGCTATGAGGCAAAAGGCCGCAAGATCGAGGCTCTTGCCATTTGGAAGCAGATAGCCCATCTTGACGCCAACAATACCGAGATCTACCAGACACTTGGCGAATCGTTCCTCGCTGAAGGCCAGAACGAAGACGCGGTCGAATCATTTTCTTTGTTAGGTGAACGGTTGGTCAAACTAGGCCGCAACGATGAGGCCATCGTTGCTTACGAAAAAGCGCTGGCCATCGAGGGAAGGTCCGAAAGAGCTCTGAACGGATACCTTGAAAGTATGTTTGCCGCTGACCGCGCCGCCGAGGCCGCAGCCAGGATCGAAGAACTCCGAACGTCTGAACCGCAGGATCGCGACCTTTCCCGACTGGCGATCGAATGCTATCTAAGGTGCGGAAACACGGAAGAGGCCGAAAAGGCGATCATAAAGCTTGTTGAATACGAGCCATCAAACTATCTGATGTTCACGAGGTTGGCTCAGCTTCAGTTAGAAAAAAATGATACGGTTGCAGCCGCTCGAGTACTTTCGATGTCTTCCGAGCATCTTCTTGCCGGCGGCCAATCCGAAGAGCTTCAGCGATCGGTGACTGTTTTGCTCGAGAAAGATCCGGATAATATTGAAGGACTTCGGCTTCTTTGCGACTACTGTGTCTGGCAACGGGACGAAACCGCCTTGCTCGACTCACTAAAGCGGCTTTCCACGAGCGCTCGAAATGCAAATGCGGTTCAGGATGAGCGGTTCGCTTTGATCCAATTGCGAATGATCCTTCCTCACGAAACCGAGTATACGGAACGACTCAGCGCGATAAATGCGGAGCACGGATTCGACGATGAAGAATCGTCTGTTTCACCGGCAAACAGCGGGCTCGCCAAGAAACTTTTCGGTAATTCGGTCCCGAGCGTTGTTGGAGCCCCGCTCGTAGCCGAACCGATCGCCGAGGCGTTCGAGATCCGTTCGGTACTTAACGGTCCCCCGATCAATGGCGTCAAAGGAATTCCGCAGACCTCAGAAGCCAACTTCGAAGTCTCGACACTTAGTGGTTTCGAGGTGGAATCGGCAAGAGTGCTGGACGACCATTTTACGGTCGAACCTGAGGACGACGAAGATCGGATGAAGAAAGAGATCGATAGTATCAAGTTCTATGTTGAGAGCGGATACATCGACCTTGCCGAAAAAGCTATCGCCGAGTTGGTCGGTGACTTCGGGCTGCGGCCGGATGTTCAGGAATTGAGGGCGTTTTTAGATGCAAGTCGGCGAGATTCCTCAAAGACGATCTCTGCTAACGGAGAACATAAGAACGGAAACGGAAATGGCAGTTCCGTATCACAAACTCAGCGTCCCGAGATCTTCGACATTAACGACCTTCGCAGCGAACTGGGACTTGAGGATGCAAATCAGGATTCCGGCTCAGATTACGATACTCACTACCATACGGGCATCGCATATCAAGAGATGGGATTGCTGCAAGAGGCCATTCAGGAATATCAAAATGCGGTCTCCACCGTTTCGAACAACGATGGAACCCGGCGATTTTTCCAATGCGCGAATCTTCTTGGACATTGCTTTATGTCGATCGGGAAACCGCATTTGGCATTGACGTGGTATCAAAGGACGCTCGACACAAATGGACTCAGCGACGAAGAAAAACAGGGACTTTGGTACGAACTTGCCAACGCGTTCGAGGCTGACGGCGACCAAGAAAATGCGGCGAAATATTTTGAGATGGTCTTCGCGGAAAATATCAATTTCCGCGACGTTGGAGAACGCCTGAAGCGAATGACCATTGCGGCCTGA
- a CDS encoding thiamine phosphate synthase, protein MIHFSPSPWLYLITGGRSAKENFDKTKRDTLRIIATAVEAGVDFVQIREKQLPATLLFELVKSSAEITQTTSTMLLVNGRPDIAIAAQADGVHLPDSGLPVEVVRRTFSESLMIGRSVHSADEAARAFRDGADYVIYGNVFASPGKSEPRGIAELERVCRSVGDHPVIAVGGIDRMNFQQVMGAGAAGVAAIGALSDPASIRSFAAAFEEEKKKGQ, encoded by the coding sequence GTGATCCACTTTTCTCCAAGTCCCTGGCTATATCTGATCACCGGTGGCCGGTCAGCAAAAGAGAATTTCGACAAAACGAAAAGGGACACACTGAGGATCATTGCGACCGCGGTCGAAGCAGGTGTCGATTTTGTTCAGATAAGGGAAAAGCAGCTTCCTGCAACACTCCTGTTTGAACTGGTGAAAAGTTCGGCTGAGATCACGCAAACGACGTCCACCATGCTCTTGGTTAACGGGCGCCCGGATATCGCGATCGCAGCTCAGGCGGACGGGGTGCATTTGCCCGATAGCGGTTTGCCGGTCGAAGTTGTTCGCCGTACATTTTCAGAATCACTGATGATCGGACGTTCGGTGCATTCCGCAGACGAGGCCGCTAGAGCATTTCGGGATGGCGCAGACTACGTGATTTACGGCAATGTATTTGCCAGTCCCGGCAAATCCGAGCCAAGAGGGATCGCGGAGCTTGAACGTGTGTGCAGAAGCGTCGGTGATCACCCAGTGATCGCAGTAGGCGGCATTGACAGAATGAATTTTCAACAGGTTATGGGAGCCGGCGCGGCGGGAGTAGCCGCGATAGGAGCATTAAGCGATCCGGCAAGTATTCGATCGTTTGCCGCGGCCTTCGAGGAAGAGAAGAAAAAAGGACAATAG
- the thiD gene encoding bifunctional hydroxymethylpyrimidine kinase/phosphomethylpyrimidine kinase yields the protein MENSRKQKICLTIAGLDPSGGAGILADVRTFAAFGCYPAAVVTSLTFQNTTGVFGADNVDKETLVGQLRPVLEDFPIDAAKTGMLPTLELIEAAADILTEYGIERIIVDPVVRSTSGFDLIDNAALRSLVKRLFPISALVTPNLPEAERITGISIEEIDDIIAAARLIGEMGARNVLIKGGHFLAEDPEMAGARDFLFLDGELIVLAGEYYETTATHGTGCALAAAITAGLALGYGLEDSVRTAKAFVNKAIRTAPNLGHGHSPINISPI from the coding sequence TTGGAAAACTCTCGTAAACAGAAAATATGCCTCACGATCGCCGGGCTCGATCCTTCAGGCGGAGCCGGCATTTTAGCTGACGTACGGACTTTCGCAGCATTCGGCTGTTATCCAGCGGCAGTTGTCACATCATTGACCTTTCAAAATACCACCGGTGTCTTTGGAGCAGACAATGTCGATAAAGAAACGCTTGTTGGGCAATTACGCCCGGTCTTGGAGGATTTCCCGATCGACGCTGCAAAGACAGGCATGTTGCCGACGCTCGAACTGATCGAGGCAGCTGCCGATATACTAACGGAGTACGGAATCGAACGCATCATTGTCGATCCCGTAGTGCGTTCAACGTCTGGTTTTGATTTGATCGACAACGCCGCTCTGAGATCATTGGTCAAGCGGCTGTTCCCGATCTCCGCTCTTGTAACGCCGAATCTTCCCGAAGCCGAACGGATCACCGGTATCTCGATCGAAGAAATCGATGACATTATCGCCGCGGCCAGGTTGATCGGCGAGATGGGTGCTAGAAACGTTCTGATCAAGGGCGGGCATTTTCTAGCCGAAGATCCGGAGATGGCCGGGGCAAGGGATTTTCTCTTTCTTGATGGTGAGTTGATCGTGCTTGCCGGTGAGTATTACGAAACTACCGCGACCCATGGAACGGGCTGCGCACTTGCAGCTGCGATCACAGCTGGACTTGCATTGGGCTATGGTTTGGAAGATTCGGTCAGGACAGCAAAAGCCTTCGTTAATAAAGCGATCCGCACCGCTCCGAACCTCGGTCACGGGCATTCGCCCATCAACATCTCACCTATTTAG
- a CDS encoding CHRD domain-containing protein, whose product MNPKYTIRTSIAIALLAFAFPLAAAAETFTANLTSAQEVPVNASNARGFARIFLNESAGTISYTITFSGLGSNQTASHIHGPAARGVNGPVIIDTGNTGSTGGTLSGTSPITTAQIALMRSQQTYLNVHSTGFPGGEIRGQIAVLRPVDNDGDGRSDFSILRFPNVAPPGVAQITYWNLNSTEGVSTFQFGDANADFPAPGDFDGDGKGDYTLFRRGATVSDPSRFFILRSSDNTAQVIGYGINTDTNVCRDFDGDGKTDLAVYRRGATATDQATWWIKPSAGTGDIVVPFGTTGNGTTSYDVPVPGDYDGDGKFDIAVYRFGLTPANTFIILNSSNGSVTFQQWGNFNTDYVAPGDYDGDGRYDLAVARTGATGNTQMVWWIRQSSNGQTRVQPFGISSDVPTQGDYDGDGRTDIAVRRSSSSTFWVFNSLSNSISPIPWGITGDFAVNQFDAR is encoded by the coding sequence ATGAATCCAAAATACACGATCAGAACCTCGATCGCTATCGCGTTGCTCGCGTTCGCCTTCCCCTTAGCGGCTGCAGCGGAAACGTTTACGGCGAACCTGACCTCGGCTCAAGAGGTCCCTGTCAATGCTTCGAATGCCCGTGGCTTCGCTCGCATCTTTCTAAATGAAAGCGCGGGTACGATAAGCTACACCATCACCTTCAGCGGCCTCGGAAGCAATCAGACAGCCTCACACATACACGGGCCGGCTGCCCGTGGCGTCAATGGACCTGTGATCATCGACACGGGAAACACCGGTTCAACTGGCGGGACACTAAGCGGCACTTCCCCGATCACTACGGCGCAGATCGCACTGATGCGCTCGCAGCAGACGTATCTGAACGTACATTCGACCGGGTTTCCCGGCGGCGAGATCCGAGGGCAGATCGCGGTTTTGCGACCGGTCGATAACGACGGAGACGGCCGTTCTGATTTTAGTATTTTGAGATTTCCGAATGTCGCACCGCCGGGAGTAGCTCAGATAACCTATTGGAACCTCAACAGTACTGAAGGGGTTTCGACATTTCAATTCGGCGATGCCAACGCCGACTTTCCGGCGCCCGGAGACTTTGACGGTGACGGAAAAGGCGACTACACACTTTTCCGCCGCGGAGCGACCGTCTCGGATCCAAGTAGGTTTTTTATCCTCAGAAGCTCGGACAACACCGCTCAGGTGATCGGTTATGGTATCAACACCGACACCAATGTATGCCGCGATTTTGATGGCGACGGTAAAACCGATCTGGCTGTTTACAGACGCGGAGCAACCGCGACGGATCAGGCTACTTGGTGGATCAAACCGAGCGCTGGCACCGGCGACATCGTTGTTCCATTCGGTACGACGGGTAACGGAACCACGAGCTATGACGTTCCGGTTCCCGGCGATTATGATGGCGACGGCAAATTTGACATTGCGGTTTATCGCTTTGGGCTTACGCCTGCAAACACCTTCATCATCCTCAATAGCTCGAACGGATCAGTGACTTTTCAGCAATGGGGTAATTTCAATACCGATTACGTTGCACCAGGTGATTATGACGGTGACGGCAGATATGATCTGGCCGTCGCCCGAACCGGAGCTACGGGCAACACACAAATGGTCTGGTGGATACGGCAAAGTTCGAACGGACAAACCCGCGTTCAACCATTCGGCATTTCCTCCGATGTCCCTACACAGGGTGATTATGACGGTGACGGCCGGACTGATATCGCAGTCCGTAGGTCTTCATCGAGCACATTTTGGGTCTTCAACAGTCTTAGCAATTCGATCTCGCCAATTCCTTGGGGGATAACCGGAGATTTCGCGGTAAATCAGTTCGACGCCCGTTAG
- a CDS encoding chlorite dismutase family protein, which translates to MEIVNQPKEPIDAGGLRLVEDSKRWSVAPAAERQFVNFMFFRVNPDWRKLDPATKRDLKEEFRSAYDSFDEHFLLFSYSLVGFDSKADLMLWRIGSSMDKIQEMTARLYRTQLGSFLETADNYLAVTKSMMFVSDGIEDRAHVKAGLHGYHFLYPCSKNKDWYEKSAEERDALIQENFMVGKKFPNIRIHLTHAFGFSEQDYIISFETDEPKDFLALAEELRQTPASKFTLRGMPIYTCRKRPLLECLDALG; encoded by the coding sequence ATGGAAATCGTGAATCAACCGAAGGAGCCGATCGACGCTGGAGGCCTGCGACTCGTTGAAGACAGCAAGCGATGGAGCGTTGCTCCGGCCGCCGAGCGACAGTTCGTCAATTTCATGTTTTTTCGGGTGAATCCTGATTGGCGAAAGCTCGATCCGGCGACAAAACGCGACCTGAAAGAAGAGTTTCGCTCGGCATACGATTCGTTCGATGAGCATTTCCTTCTCTTTAGTTATTCTCTCGTCGGTTTCGATTCGAAAGCCGATCTAATGTTATGGCGGATCGGATCTTCGATGGATAAGATCCAGGAGATGACCGCGAGGCTTTATCGGACTCAGCTGGGCAGCTTCCTCGAGACTGCCGACAATTATTTAGCGGTGACAAAGTCGATGATGTTCGTATCGGACGGTATAGAAGACCGAGCTCATGTGAAGGCCGGCTTGCATGGTTACCATTTTCTTTATCCGTGTTCGAAGAATAAGGACTGGTACGAAAAATCGGCCGAAGAGCGAGATGCGTTGATCCAGGAGAATTTCATGGTCGGTAAGAAGTTCCCGAACATTAGGATCCATCTGACACATGCGTTTGGTTTTAGTGAGCAAGATTACATTATCTCGTTCGAGACCGACGAGCCTAAGGACTTTCTTGCATTGGCCGAAGAGCTTAGGCAAACCCCGGCAAGCAAATTCACTCTTCGCGGAATGCCGATCTATACCTGTCGAAAGCGGCCGCTGCTTGAATGTTTGGATGCTCTGGGCTGA
- a CDS encoding acylphosphatase: MTIARKFFVSGLVQGVGFRYFAQRAAAKHQVTGYVRNMPDGRVEAFAQGNEKTVEAFKHDLTAGPSYSRVDVIEEIVLEPNGMYSTFRIER; this comes from the coding sequence ATGACGATCGCCCGAAAGTTTTTTGTTAGCGGACTCGTTCAAGGGGTAGGATTTCGCTATTTTGCTCAACGGGCGGCGGCAAAGCATCAGGTAACCGGTTATGTCAGAAATATGCCCGACGGCAGGGTCGAGGCCTTTGCGCAGGGAAACGAGAAAACCGTCGAAGCTTTCAAACACGACCTGACAGCGGGACCGTCTTATTCAAGGGTCGATGTGATCGAAGAGATCGTACTCGAGCCGAATGGAATGTACTCAACTTTCAGGATCGAGCGTTGA
- a CDS encoding adenine phosphoribosyltransferase: MEELKKLIREVPDFPKPGINFYDITTLLKDPSGLEQTIDALTEQCRGLDIDTVIGVESRGFIFAAPLAYQLGAGFVPVRKPKKLPSDTVSVSYELEYGQDTLEIHRDAIGEGHRVLIVDDLLATGGTAKAVVDLVEGMNGKIVGLHFVVELDFLHGRDKFDGYEVRSLVRYDS, encoded by the coding sequence ATGGAAGAACTTAAAAAACTGATTCGCGAAGTGCCCGATTTCCCGAAACCGGGCATCAATTTTTACGACATAACCACACTTCTTAAGGACCCCTCCGGTCTCGAACAGACGATTGATGCGCTGACCGAGCAATGCCGCGGCCTCGACATCGACACAGTGATCGGCGTCGAGTCTCGAGGGTTCATTTTTGCGGCGCCGCTTGCATACCAGCTTGGTGCAGGATTCGTTCCGGTCAGGAAGCCAAAAAAGCTGCCGTCAGATACCGTGTCGGTATCTTATGAGCTTGAATATGGTCAGGACACGCTCGAGATCCACCGCGATGCGATAGGCGAAGGGCACAGAGTGCTGATCGTCGACGACCTTCTGGCAACCGGCGGGACGGCAAAGGCGGTCGTCGATCTGGTCGAGGGAATGAACGGTAAGATCGTCGGGCTGCACTTCGTAGTGGAACTCGATTTCCTTCATGGTCGCGACAAGTTCGATGGTTACGAAGTAAGGTCTTTGGTAAGATACGATTCGTAG
- a CDS encoding NAD(P)H-hydrate dehydratase, translated as MQKVLTAAQMREVDRLTTERYGIPSIILMENAAHAVARVITEKLGGSVKGKSILILCGKGNNGGDGAALARILWQQDADVYLILFGKIADTKGDARTNFEFIANLSERAAQFIDFWEIDDFSGFHALKEGFLAQQRLDLIVDALFGTGVTRPVDEPFPGIVNSANNWITQSRKLPVVSVDLPSGLDADQSNAIGPRIDADCTVSITSPKVANVIPPTSEANGHLVIVNIGSPRELIDEQPSKLFVSEAWDAEYWLRRTRFFDDSFKNKRGHALVIAGSENYSGAAVLAGNSAIRSGVGLVTLACPGEAKTEIASRILPEVILATLGSKEFDELAPKANAIAVGPGLSATDPDIESLVRKIVEERTTPVIVDAGALWFFSPMRRPAREQGLNSQVESQALTDVRASTSKAPLILTPHEGEFMRLLGTDDKEAIKDRVAAVREFSQTNNVILVLKGERVLIGHPDGRVVVNPTGNSGLGKAGNGDTLTGILAGFCAQAAAMEIDIFETVVAAVYIAGLAGDIAEDKYGKRVMTASDVRECLSEAFETIGKDVE; from the coding sequence ATGCAAAAGGTCCTGACAGCCGCCCAAATGCGCGAGGTCGATCGCCTCACCACCGAGCGCTACGGCATCCCTTCCATCATCCTCATGGAAAACGCCGCCCACGCCGTCGCGCGCGTCATCACCGAAAAACTCGGCGGCTCGGTCAAAGGCAAGTCGATCCTGATCCTGTGCGGCAAGGGGAATAACGGTGGCGACGGAGCCGCGTTGGCGCGAATTCTTTGGCAGCAGGATGCGGATGTCTATTTGATCTTATTTGGCAAGATTGCAGATACGAAGGGTGATGCGCGAACCAACTTTGAATTCATCGCAAACCTGTCCGAACGCGCCGCACAATTCATAGACTTCTGGGAAATCGACGACTTTTCGGGATTCCATGCGCTTAAAGAGGGATTTCTCGCGCAGCAAAGGCTTGATTTGATCGTTGATGCGCTTTTTGGAACTGGCGTAACCCGACCCGTTGATGAGCCGTTTCCCGGCATTGTGAACAGCGCAAATAATTGGATTACGCAATCAAGGAAACTTCCGGTTGTATCCGTCGACTTGCCTTCGGGGCTGGATGCGGACCAATCGAATGCGATTGGTCCGCGGATTGACGCAGACTGCACCGTATCAATTACATCGCCGAAGGTCGCCAACGTTATTCCTCCAACCTCGGAAGCCAACGGCCATCTTGTGATCGTGAATATAGGCTCCCCTCGGGAACTGATTGACGAGCAGCCCTCGAAGTTGTTCGTTTCCGAGGCATGGGATGCCGAGTATTGGTTGAGGCGGACGAGGTTTTTCGACGACTCCTTCAAAAACAAACGCGGCCATGCCCTCGTCATCGCCGGATCCGAAAACTATTCAGGTGCCGCCGTGCTCGCGGGAAACTCGGCGATCCGCTCTGGCGTCGGGCTGGTGACGCTCGCGTGCCCGGGCGAAGCAAAGACTGAGATCGCAAGCCGCATTTTGCCCGAAGTCATTCTCGCGACACTCGGCTCAAAAGAGTTCGACGAGCTTGCACCGAAGGCCAACGCGATCGCCGTCGGCCCCGGCCTGTCCGCGACCGATCCCGACATCGAATCGCTCGTGCGGAAGATCGTCGAAGAACGCACAACGCCGGTCATCGTCGATGCAGGGGCCTTATGGTTCTTCTCACCAATGCGGAGGCCCGCGCGTGAGCAAGGGCTTAACTCCCAAGTTGAGAGTCAGGCCCTTACTGACGTGCGGGCTTCTACATCCAAGGCTCCACTGATCCTCACGCCGCACGAGGGCGAGTTCATGCGTCTGCTCGGTACCGACGACAAGGAAGCGATCAAAGACCGAGTTGCCGCCGTCCGCGAGTTCTCGCAGACCAACAACGTCATCCTCGTTCTCAAAGGCGAGCGGGTCCTGATCGGCCATCCCGACGGGCGTGTGGTAGTCAACCCGACGGGCAATTCGGGACTCGGCAAAGCAGGCAATGGCGACACGCTCACCGGGATCCTCGCTGGATTCTGTGCCCAGGCCGCCGCGATGGAGATCGACATCTTCGAGACCGTCGTCGCTGCTGTTTATATCGCCGGACTCGCCGGTGACATCGCCGAAGATAAATACGGCAAACGCGTGATGACGGCCTCCGACGTCCGCGAATGCCTGTCGGAGGCATTCGAGACCATCGGAAAAGATGTGGAGTGA
- a CDS encoding ester cyclase, with protein MDSKQLLQNWINAFQACDPEAVAECYADDAVNLQVAIGEPDVGKEAIRAGNNAFFAAFPDAWSRVENLIGDGDRAAWEWIGGGTWTGEFAGHSPSGKSFEIRGCGFFRFRDGKIIEQHGYWDKLSWFSQIGLPTE; from the coding sequence ATGGATTCGAAACAACTTCTCCAAAACTGGATCAACGCATTTCAGGCGTGCGACCCGGAAGCGGTGGCTGAATGCTATGCCGACGATGCCGTCAATCTTCAGGTGGCGATCGGCGAGCCGGACGTCGGTAAAGAAGCGATCCGAGCGGGCAATAACGCCTTCTTCGCTGCGTTCCCCGATGCCTGGTCGCGGGTTGAAAACCTGATCGGCGACGGCGATCGGGCGGCGTGGGAATGGATAGGCGGCGGAACCTGGACGGGCGAATTTGCAGGCCATTCGCCTTCAGGGAAGTCCTTCGAGATACGCGGATGCGGATTCTTCCGTTTTCGCGACGGAAAGATAATTGAGCAGCACGGTTACTGGGACAAGCTATCATGGTTCTCGCAGATCGGATTGCCGACGGAATGA